One window of Drosophila busckii strain San Diego stock center, stock number 13000-0081.31 chromosome 3L, ASM1175060v1, whole genome shotgun sequence genomic DNA carries:
- the LOC108600693 gene encoding endocuticle structural glycoprotein ABD-5 → MLKLLFSLCALCLCLELAAAAALHTSPTHPPVAILESAQEKNKDGSYHFSYSAEDGTHREESAELRNPGTKDEYLEITGSYSYLDADGKEVLVHYKADNHGFVPEGGNILPSISLAAKLASEQVDPAPHTSHEKPSKF, encoded by the exons ATGCTTAAGCTT CTGTTTAGCCTATGCGCCTTGTGCCTGTGCCTtgagctggcagctgctgctgcattgcatACAAGCCCGACGCATCCCCCTGTGGCAATTTTGGAGTCGGCTCAGGAGAAAAATAAGGATGGCTCCTATCACTTCTCCTACAGCGCTGAGGACGGCACACATCGTGAGGAGAGCGCCGAGCTGCGCAATCCCGGCACCAAGGATGAATATCTCGAGATAACCGGATCGTATTCGTATTTGGATGCTGATGGTAAGGAAGTGCTGGTGCACTACAAGGCCGACAATCACGGCTTTGTGCCAGAGGGCGGTAACATACTGCCATCGATCTCGCTTGCTGCCAAGCTGGCCAGCGAGCAAGTCGATCCAGCGCCCCACACCAGCCATGAGAAGCCATCCAAGTTCtaa